From Pseudomonas vanderleydeniana, the proteins below share one genomic window:
- the hemE gene encoding uroporphyrinogen decarboxylase: MTALKNDRFLRALLKQPVDVTPVWMMRQAGRYLPEYRASRAKAGDFMSLCMNPSFACEVTLQPLDRYPGLDAAILFSDILTIPDAMGQGLYFETGEGPRFRKVINSLADIEALPIPDPQKDLGYVMDAVSTIRRELNGRVPLIGFSGSPWTLATYMVEGGSSKDFRKTKAMLYDNPQALHLLLDKLAQSVTSYLNGQILAGAQAVQIFDTWGGSLSAAAYQEFSLAYMRKIVSGLIREHEGRKVPVILFTKNGGLWLESIAEAGADALGLDWTCDLGDARRRVGSQVALQGNMDPTVLYAKPEAIRAEVARILASYGEGSGHVFNLGHGITPEVDPEHAGAFINAVHEFSAQYHR, encoded by the coding sequence ATGACTGCCCTGAAGAACGACCGTTTCCTGCGTGCCCTGCTCAAGCAACCCGTTGATGTCACCCCTGTGTGGATGATGCGCCAGGCGGGTCGCTACCTGCCGGAGTACCGCGCCAGTCGCGCCAAGGCCGGCGATTTCATGAGCTTGTGCATGAACCCGTCGTTCGCCTGCGAAGTCACCCTGCAGCCCCTGGATCGCTACCCGGGCCTGGATGCCGCGATCCTGTTCTCCGATATCCTGACCATCCCCGATGCGATGGGCCAGGGCCTGTACTTCGAGACCGGCGAAGGTCCGCGCTTCAGGAAAGTCATCAACAGCCTGGCCGACATCGAGGCGCTGCCGATTCCCGATCCACAGAAGGACCTGGGCTACGTCATGGACGCGGTCAGTACCATCCGCCGCGAACTCAACGGCCGTGTGCCACTGATCGGCTTCTCGGGCAGCCCCTGGACCCTGGCGACCTACATGGTCGAAGGCGGTTCGTCGAAAGACTTCCGCAAGACCAAGGCGATGCTCTACGACAACCCGCAGGCCCTGCATCTGCTGCTGGACAAGCTGGCGCAGTCGGTCACTTCCTACCTCAACGGCCAGATCCTGGCCGGTGCCCAGGCGGTACAGATCTTCGATACCTGGGGTGGCAGCCTGTCGGCAGCGGCCTACCAGGAATTCTCCCTGGCCTACATGCGCAAGATCGTCAGCGGCCTGATCCGCGAGCACGAAGGGCGCAAGGTGCCGGTCATCCTGTTCACCAAGAATGGCGGCCTGTGGCTCGAGAGCATTGCCGAGGCCGGCGCCGATGCCCTGGGCCTGGACTGGACCTGTGACCTGGGCGATGCGCGTCGTCGGGTCGGCAGCCAGGTCGCGCTCCAGGGCAACATGGACCCGACCGTGTTGTACGCCAAGCCTGAAGCCATTCGTGCCGAAGTGGCACGCATCCTCGCCAGCTACGGTGAAGGTTCGGGCCATGTGTTCAATCTGGGGCACGGCATTACCCCCGAAGTCGACCCGGAGCATGCTGGCGCCTTCATCAACGCCGTGCACGAGTTCTCCGCGCAGTATCACCGCTGA
- a CDS encoding lytic polysaccharide monooxygenase has product MRKRSGSVAAGASSLAMLAALVASQQAAAHGYLSNPPSRAYACQQGLNKDCGNAQYEPQSVGETFKGFPAGSGGGPMQGPIDGRIASGGSASFSALDAQSATRWHLSEIKDRDIEFTWEYTAAHPATRHEYFITQAGWNPNQPLTRASFDSAPFCEVDGRNVQPISGARHACSIPSDRTGQHVILGIWTVGDTAAAFYNVADVNILPEAVTPDGWQSVGTITPTSTALLVGDKVRARGFGSEGEVNERRVEIAIATAEEGRPENWSFKLAEQINRSQELVRAGVRDEEGKISPIKGANKIFARAESGVKRYELQMELQEDAAADLRIATLGNDFVLDKGRLALPVPLLGNRLMNVELTVFDASNKAVGSTTQQVDAGSSRLNVDVRSAPGPHQVKLVGVTPDGRSTRQDLVSIELGGEAGKDFDWVYPQELANYRPGTTVLVGDDVYECKPFPNGDWCKNPSEHHYKPGHGTNWQDAWIAK; this is encoded by the coding sequence ATGAGAAAACGTTCGGGTTCGGTTGCAGCAGGTGCGTCTTCCCTGGCCATGCTCGCGGCCCTGGTGGCTTCGCAACAGGCTGCGGCCCACGGTTATCTGAGCAACCCGCCGTCACGGGCCTATGCCTGTCAGCAGGGGTTGAACAAGGACTGTGGGAACGCGCAGTACGAGCCGCAAAGCGTCGGTGAGACCTTCAAGGGGTTCCCGGCGGGCAGTGGTGGCGGGCCTATGCAGGGGCCCATCGATGGCAGGATCGCCAGCGGCGGTTCGGCCAGTTTCTCCGCGCTGGATGCCCAGAGTGCGACGCGTTGGCACCTGAGCGAAATCAAGGACCGCGATATCGAGTTCACCTGGGAGTACACCGCGGCCCATCCGGCGACCAGGCATGAGTATTTCATCACCCAGGCCGGATGGAACCCAAACCAGCCGTTGACCCGCGCCTCGTTCGACAGCGCGCCGTTCTGTGAAGTGGACGGGCGCAACGTGCAGCCGATCTCCGGCGCCAGGCATGCCTGCTCCATCCCGTCGGACAGGACTGGCCAGCATGTCATCCTCGGCATCTGGACCGTAGGCGACACCGCGGCCGCGTTCTACAACGTGGCGGATGTGAATATCCTGCCCGAGGCGGTCACGCCGGATGGCTGGCAGTCGGTCGGCACGATCACTCCAACCTCCACGGCGTTGCTGGTGGGCGACAAGGTCAGGGCCCGTGGCTTTGGCAGCGAGGGTGAGGTCAACGAGCGGCGTGTCGAGATCGCCATCGCCACGGCCGAGGAAGGACGTCCGGAGAACTGGTCGTTCAAGCTCGCCGAGCAGATCAACCGCAGCCAGGAGCTGGTGCGTGCCGGTGTGCGTGACGAGGAGGGCAAGATCAGTCCGATCAAGGGGGCGAACAAGATCTTTGCCAGGGCCGAGAGTGGCGTGAAGCGCTATGAACTGCAGATGGAGTTGCAGGAAGATGCTGCCGCCGACCTGCGTATCGCGACCCTGGGCAATGACTTCGTGCTGGACAAGGGACGCCTTGCCCTGCCGGTGCCGCTGCTCGGCAACCGCCTGATGAATGTCGAACTGACGGTATTCGATGCCAGCAACAAGGCGGTGGGTTCCACTACGCAGCAGGTTGACGCCGGTTCCAGCCGCTTGAACGTGGATGTGCGCAGCGCGCCGGGCCCGCATCAGGTCAAGCTGGTCGGCGTGACACCGGATGGCCGCAGCACTCGCCAGGACCTGGTGTCCATCGAGCTGGGTGGTGAAGCCGGCAAGGACTTCGACTGGGTGTATCCGCAGGAACTTGCCAACTATCGGCCGGGTACCACGGTATTGGTGGGCGATGACGTCTACGAGTGCAAGCCGTTTCCAAATGGGGACTGGTGCAAGAACCCGAGTGAACATCACTACAAGCCGGGCCATGGAACAAACTGGCAGGATGCCTGGATAGCCAAGTAA
- a CDS encoding FAD-dependent oxidoreductase, producing the protein MAERLSNDFQFIDVGRKDPKKKLLRQRKKEFVEIYEPFKPQQSADQAHRCLGCGNPYCEWKCPVHNFIPNWLKLVAEGNILAAAELSHQTNTLPEVCGRVCPQDRLCEGACTLNDGFGAVTIGSVEKYITDTAFAMGWRPDMSKVKPTGKRVAIIGAGPAGLGCADVLVRGGVTPVVFDKNPEIGGLLTFGIPEFKLEKTVLSNRREVFTGMGIEFRLNTEVGKDVTMEQLLAEYDAVFMGMGTYTYMKGGFAGEDLPGVHDALDFLIANVNRNLGFEKSAEDFVDMKGKKVVVLGGGDTAMDCNRTSIRQGAKAVTCAYRRDEANMPGSRKEVKNAKEEGVKFLYNRQPIAIVGEDKVEGVKVVETRLGEPDARGRRSPEPIPGSEEIIPADAVVIAFGFRPSPAPWFEQFGIQTDSQGRVVAPENGQFKHQTSNPKIFAGGDMVRGSDLVVTAIFEGRNAAEGILDYLGV; encoded by the coding sequence ATGGCTGAACGTCTGAGTAACGACTTCCAGTTCATCGATGTCGGGCGCAAGGATCCGAAGAAGAAACTGTTGCGTCAACGCAAGAAAGAGTTCGTGGAGATCTACGAACCCTTCAAACCCCAGCAGTCGGCCGACCAGGCCCACCGCTGCCTGGGTTGCGGTAACCCGTACTGCGAATGGAAATGCCCGGTCCACAACTTCATCCCCAACTGGTTGAAGCTGGTGGCCGAGGGCAACATCCTCGCGGCCGCCGAGCTGTCCCACCAGACCAACACCCTGCCGGAAGTCTGCGGCCGGGTGTGCCCGCAGGATCGCCTGTGCGAGGGTGCCTGTACCCTCAACGACGGCTTTGGCGCGGTGACCATCGGTTCGGTGGAGAAGTACATCACCGATACCGCCTTCGCCATGGGCTGGCGCCCGGACATGTCCAAGGTCAAGCCGACCGGCAAGCGTGTCGCGATCATCGGCGCGGGCCCGGCGGGCCTGGGTTGTGCCGACGTGCTGGTACGCGGCGGGGTGACGCCGGTGGTGTTCGACAAGAACCCGGAAATCGGTGGCCTGCTGACCTTTGGTATCCCCGAGTTCAAGCTGGAAAAGACCGTGTTGAGCAATCGTCGCGAAGTCTTCACCGGCATGGGCATCGAGTTCCGCCTCAACACCGAGGTGGGCAAGGACGTGACCATGGAGCAACTGCTCGCCGAGTACGACGCGGTATTCATGGGCATGGGCACCTACACCTACATGAAGGGCGGCTTCGCCGGCGAGGACCTGCCAGGCGTGCATGACGCCCTGGACTTCCTGATCGCCAACGTCAACCGCAACCTGGGCTTCGAGAAGTCGGCGGAAGATTTCGTCGACATGAAGGGCAAGAAGGTCGTGGTCCTCGGCGGTGGCGACACCGCGATGGACTGCAACCGTACGTCGATCCGCCAGGGCGCCAAGGCGGTGACCTGTGCCTACCGTCGTGACGAGGCGAACATGCCCGGCTCGCGCAAAGAGGTGAAGAACGCCAAGGAAGAAGGCGTGAAATTCCTCTACAACCGCCAGCCGATCGCGATCGTCGGTGAAGACAAGGTCGAGGGTGTGAAGGTGGTCGAGACCCGTCTCGGCGAGCCGGATGCCCGTGGCCGCCGCAGCCCCGAGCCGATCCCGGGTTCCGAGGAAATCATCCCGGCCGACGCCGTGGTCATTGCCTTCGGTTTCCGTCCGAGCCCGGCGCCATGGTTCGAACAGTTCGGCATCCAGACCGATAGCCAGGGCCGCGTCGTTGCACCGGAAAACGGTCAGTTCAAGCACCAGACCAGCAACCCGAAAATCTTCGCCGGTGGCGACATGGTGCGCGGTTCCGACCTGGTGGTCACGGCGATCTTCGAGGGGCGCAACGCCGCCGAAGGGATCCTGGACTACCTGGGCGTCTGA
- a CDS encoding type II secretion system protein N, protein MVRLLLGAVPLAYGAWLAWGEWAFRRDLPVAPAVAPINSASPVAQPLNHAAVVTVLGLQARDALARSAEPLQLRASFVASSGASSALLAGTREQRMYRVGDSLPGGSVLRRVEAGRVVLWRNGREEMLALERPARRSLAPLGSATPAGAAPSSHLRPALPDTGVNP, encoded by the coding sequence TTGGTCCGGTTGCTACTGGGCGCCGTGCCGTTGGCCTATGGTGCCTGGCTGGCCTGGGGCGAGTGGGCATTTCGCCGTGACCTGCCGGTCGCGCCCGCCGTTGCTCCGATCAACTCCGCATCACCTGTGGCGCAGCCGCTCAACCATGCGGCGGTGGTCACGGTACTTGGCCTGCAGGCCCGTGACGCGCTGGCCCGCAGCGCCGAACCGTTGCAACTGCGGGCCAGCTTCGTCGCCAGTTCGGGAGCCTCCAGCGCCCTGCTGGCGGGAACCCGGGAGCAGCGTATGTATCGGGTCGGCGACAGCCTGCCCGGTGGCAGTGTGCTGCGCCGGGTCGAAGCCGGGCGCGTGGTGCTCTGGCGTAATGGCCGTGAGGAAATGCTGGCGTTGGAGCGCCCTGCGCGAAGGTCATTGGCGCCACTGGGCAGTGCAACGCCCGCTGGCGCGGCGCCTTCTTCGCATTTGCGACCCGCGCTCCCAGACACTGGGGTGAACCCGTGA
- the gspD gene encoding type II secretion system secretin GspD: MKVFASWRLLAFVLLLSLSLPAARAEEPRWQLAMNDAELRDVVREMSSILDTTVVLDPRVQGRITVLSEQALDREGVRRLFYSVLDAHNFTVIDEGDRILVTPVAEARTRASDADSHTAQAGQFVTEVVALSNSLANDIAALVRPLVSVNGYVGPSASANALVITDGAGNVRRIARIVRELDAGHRQAHDVLPLQHGLAADLARVLEQSLGKQGADSGSQVIADTRGNRLLLIGPQAVRKRLLALARSLDTPIPAGADNARVIRLRYSDAKQLAEVLDAMGQGLAQDVAGAASRDNPASKAVVKADENQNALVLIAEPSQVRTLESIVRQLDHPRSQVLIHAAIVEVSGDITDALGVQWGGNAGSAQGSITFPGAGVVLPGSGFADARLPDGGALLHLGNDRFGMLVSALASNVRNNVLSTPSLLTLDNQEAEILVGQNVPFKTGSYQIGSDNDKPYNTIGREDVGIKLKIRPHINEGSTLRLRVEQENSETVPSPLVVDDLITNKRTLKSTILVDDGEIIVIGGLIKDSVRHEESGVPLLRSIPYLGALFRWSREKQEKTNLMVFLRPTIVRGREGLVEASETGYNRLRELSRPSVRQGNSLLLPSDPQRLFEGREDESAVDLRRQQAAP, encoded by the coding sequence GTGAAAGTCTTTGCCTCGTGGCGCCTGCTCGCCTTCGTCCTGCTGTTGTCGCTTTCACTGCCGGCGGCTCGGGCCGAGGAGCCGCGCTGGCAATTGGCGATGAACGATGCCGAACTGCGCGATGTGGTGCGCGAGATGTCGTCGATCCTCGACACCACGGTGGTGCTCGACCCTCGGGTTCAGGGGCGTATCACGGTACTTTCCGAGCAGGCGCTGGATCGTGAAGGGGTACGACGGCTGTTCTACTCGGTACTCGATGCGCACAATTTCACGGTGATCGATGAGGGTGACCGGATTCTCGTCACGCCAGTGGCGGAGGCCAGGACCCGCGCCAGCGATGCCGACAGCCATACTGCCCAGGCCGGGCAATTCGTCACCGAGGTGGTCGCACTGAGCAACAGCCTGGCCAACGATATCGCGGCCCTGGTCAGGCCACTGGTTTCAGTCAACGGTTATGTCGGCCCTTCGGCATCGGCCAATGCCCTGGTGATCACCGATGGTGCCGGTAATGTCCGGCGTATCGCCAGGATCGTTCGCGAGCTGGATGCCGGCCACAGGCAGGCCCATGATGTGTTGCCCTTGCAGCACGGCCTGGCTGCAGACCTGGCGCGGGTGCTGGAGCAGTCCCTGGGCAAGCAGGGTGCCGACTCGGGCAGCCAGGTGATTGCCGATACCCGTGGCAATCGCCTGCTGCTGATCGGCCCGCAGGCGGTGCGCAAGCGCCTCCTGGCACTGGCCCGCTCGCTCGATACACCGATTCCGGCAGGTGCGGACAATGCCCGGGTGATCCGCCTGCGCTACAGCGACGCCAAGCAGTTGGCCGAGGTGCTCGATGCCATGGGGCAGGGGCTGGCGCAGGATGTCGCCGGTGCCGCCAGCCGGGACAATCCTGCGAGCAAGGCGGTGGTCAAGGCGGATGAGAACCAGAACGCCCTGGTGCTGATTGCCGAGCCGAGCCAGGTACGCACCCTGGAGAGCATCGTGCGCCAGCTCGACCATCCGCGCTCGCAGGTGCTGATCCACGCGGCGATCGTCGAGGTTTCCGGGGATATCACCGACGCGCTCGGGGTGCAGTGGGGCGGCAATGCCGGAAGTGCCCAGGGCAGCATCACCTTTCCCGGTGCCGGTGTCGTCCTGCCAGGCTCCGGTTTCGCCGACGCCAGGCTGCCCGATGGGGGAGCCTTGCTGCATCTTGGCAATGACCGTTTTGGCATGCTGGTTTCCGCCCTGGCGAGCAACGTGCGCAACAACGTGCTGTCCACGCCCAGCCTGCTGACCCTGGACAACCAGGAGGCGGAAATCCTGGTAGGGCAGAACGTGCCGTTCAAGACGGGCTCCTACCAGATCGGTTCCGACAACGACAAACCCTATAACACGATCGGCCGTGAAGACGTCGGCATCAAGCTGAAGATCCGCCCTCATATCAACGAAGGTTCCACCCTGCGCCTGCGGGTCGAGCAGGAAAACTCCGAAACGGTCCCCAGTCCCCTGGTGGTCGATGACCTGATCACCAACAAGCGCACGCTCAAGAGCACCATCCTGGTCGATGACGGCGAGATCATCGTCATCGGCGGCCTGATCAAGGACAGCGTTCGCCACGAGGAAAGTGGCGTGCCGCTGCTGCGCAGCATTCCCTACCTGGGGGCGCTGTTTCGCTGGAGCCGGGAGAAACAGGAGAAAACCAACCTGATGGTGTTCCTGCGGCCGACCATCGTGCGTGGCCGGGAGGGCCTGGTCGAGGCCAGCGAGACCGGCTACAACCGGCTGCGCGAGCTGAGCCGGCCCTCGGTGCGCCAGGGCAATTCGCTGTTGCTGCCCAGCGATCCG